The nucleotide window ttttggaaTCTCTGTAGATAAAAATTGGTTTATTTACTGTCTTgatattatcatttttttctccttgtgcCTGTATATCTAGATTATTAGAATATAACTCACAAACAAAATATGCACATAGGGGCTAGAGACCCTGGTTACTCTTCCAACAGACCTGTGGTCAGTTCACATCACCCATATGATGGAttaaaaaccatctgtaactacaggtCCACATAATCTAATACCTTCTTTTTGTATCTGTGGGCTCTGCCCACACAtgctgtatatatacatattcagacaaaataaaataaatctgaaaaatcaTGTATGTACAAGGCATGTAAAATGATTTGATATGCATCTACCCCATGCAGTTATCCGaatgaacaaaaataacacaccttttGCTTCACAAGGCCATATGAAACACGTAAGGATGCTCATGAACTACTCAGTAAATTTCAAGTAAAGAGCACACTACTGTTGACTATAGTTACTGGCAGTTCCTTTGCACATTCCTTTTTGTCTGTTCCTCATGATATGCTTTCCCCTTTATGAGAATCACTTTTCCTGCATTATTCAAAGATGCATGTATTCCTTATTCCTTTGGGAATCAGAGTGATTTAGCTCAGTTTGTGGTACACATGACTactaataaattattttcattgggAAGATATTTACCAGGTGAAGGGTTATCAAAAAAAAACTGCTTAGAAGGGGTTGGAAAGGTGGCTCATcactaagagcactgactactcttcaagaggacccaggttcagttcccagcttccacaaccatctgcaactctagtTATTTGGGATCTTttaccctcctctggccttcatgggcactgcaTCCCCaggatacacatacatacattcaggcaaaacataaattaaacaCAATCAGTAAACCTAAAATAAACTGCATAGAAAGGTGGCCTCTCAATAGAATGGAAATATTTAGCGGTTTTCTTGCAGTGGGAGGGTAATTTTGAGGGTTATCTTTGACCACGAGGTCCCTAACCAAAGTGTGCATgagtgggtggagagatggctcagcatttgagagcagatactgctcctccagaggaaccAAGGTTGAACCCCAGCAAGCATGTCAAGGTGGCtcgcaaccacctgtaactgcgGGAGCAGCTGCAAGGCTATGTAACTCTACTGGCTTAAGCAGGCATTTGCACTCATGTGTTCAaaactgtgtgcacacacacatatacataactaagaataataaaattatttttcaaggtaCTTGGATTCTCTTAGTAATATCTTTTGATCCAATGTTATCATTGCTCTTGGCTCCTTCCATGCTCAAGCTCCAAGGTAATCATTTAGAATGTTTGTTGTTTCCTGGTAAATAACTGATGTTACCATTCCTAATAAGAAATCACCCACAGAAAATTGGCTTACTTGGACCAGTGGAATCAAGCACACTAATTTCTTAGCTCATACCCAAATCACAACAATACTTTGGATCAAAAATTGAAATTTTCCTTACGTTGGCCACCACATGTCACTCTATCCTCGTCATCATGCAGTGTGGCACCTGGATTTCTGCCGTCCTACCTCTAGCCAAAAGATAATTGCACAAATTCAAGCCTAGGCTTGCAGTACATATTGCCTTTGTACTGGGAATGCCTCTCAGAGAGCAAGTTAATTCCTGGGTTTGTTGCAGCTTCTTTACCGAGTTCTTTACTTGACACTGATGATTCCTTACTGCTGTGGTATGGTCTAtttgtcaaatgctctgattggtcaataaataaaacactgattggccagtggccaggcaggaagtataggtgggactaacagagaggagaaaggagagaacaggaaggtgggagaagacactgccagctgccgccattacaagcagcatgtgaagatgccggtaagccacaagccacatggcaaggtatagatttatagaaatggattaatttaagatataagaacagttagcaagaagcctgccatggtcatacagtttgtaagcaatataagtctctgtgtttacttggtttggtctgagcggctgtgggactggcaagtgacagagatttatcctgactgtgagccaggcaggaaaactctagctacaccttacTCTTTACAATTTGGGGACATCAAGATGCATGAAGAGCTTATTAAAATCCATCCATAGAGACAGAATGTGGGACATACAAAGCAGGTTCATGCAAAGGACAGACATACCTTTTGTGACTCAGTGgagttcctgctgctgctgtttgtttcTAGATTATTGTTAATCATGATTTCTAAAGTGTGCCATTTGCTGCACACCTGAAATAGCATAAGCATGTGTGGATTCATTTCaaatacctttatttatttttttaagatttatttatttttatgtgcattggtgttttgcctccatgtacaTCTGTATGatggtgccagatcccctggaactagagtttcaaATGTGGACcaattttaataaaagttttGGAAATGTTTCTCATAATTGAAAAAATAGCTTAAATAAAGCAATGGACAAAAATGAGGGACAGTTAGGAAGACTTACTACTCTTACAAAGCTCCCTAGTTAGTTCCAAGCATCCACTTGGGGTGGCTCATGACTACCTGCAACTATAATCCATCTTCAAGGGATCAAATTCCCTCTCCTGGACACCatgagtatacacacatacacatatatgtacacacagtgcacacacacacacacacacacacacacacacacacagagagagagagagagagagagagagagaaagagagagggagagagagagaaagagagagggagagagagagaaagagagagagactctaagaagaaaataaatctttttttaatcaaacatAAACAATATCTTTGGAAAATGTCTTTATCATCAGTAGTTATATCTACTTCACTCATATTTTAGCATTCTATAACCTTAcagtacaaaataaaaagtaagtcaTCCACTGGGAGGTTACTAATCTCCAGTAGTTATTAAGTATAAGTACAGTTATTGAATAAATAGGATTTTCAAACCACATTCTGTTTCATAATCATTTATAATGATAACAAAATAAAGATATAATTTGTGGATGGTTGAAGTTCTGTTAATTTAAGATTTTATCGTTCTTGGAGTATTGTCACTTTCCTTATAAACAGGTGGAAGTCTGTAATTCACTTCAGTGGATGCCACGTTTTACAAAAGCACCCATCAATCATCACAACCCTTCCTCCTGTCAGAGCCCAGATATTCCTCAGAGATGAAAGCCACTCATCACCACTTTGGGACTCTTAACCATCTGTAAAATATCTCTTTCTGGGAGATTTAAAATTGATCTTTGCCCCCAAATGGTATGGCAGTAACAAATTATAGAATAGCTCACTCAAGCTTACCTGATGACTAAAATGAGTTTGTGGGcttttttttatagaaatattCACAACCACAGACAACTGCATTTTGAAACTGATTACCTATCCACTTCCAAGCCTCTTACTTTACATGCGCAATGCTATAAAAGAATTCATATAAACTTGGTTCTATTTAGAGTGCTGCCTCAGCATTCCAGCAGTAGAGGTGACTACAGGCTTCAGTAACATGAAGCAATGACAGGATCTGGGAAGTCATTTTATGTATATCCAACAATTGCCCTTATCAAAAAGTCCTTTGTCCCCAACAATCACCATTCAGCCATGGGAATGATGGCTCACAGTACTGCAATCTGGAGCATTGAACGGCTCAGTTATAGCATGATGTAAGATGAGTTATACTGGTATGTCAAGGACAGGTCTTATACCATATGGTTGTTTGTACTGTTCTTGGGGATAAATATTCATGTTCTAAAATGGGGACATTTGCAAATTGTTTACTCTTAAGGTTCATCGAAGATTGGACCATGGCTTGAAACTTACAACAAATGAGGAAGATAAACATGGAAGCAGCCATTATACCTGTAGAGGTAAGATAGAGTGGTCAGGATCTATGACCAGTGTCTAGAAGGTACAAAGGTCTTTAGGCAAGACATAGGTCTGAAAGTAACTGTGTCATCTTGTTTATTCCAAGAATCTTGACACAGTATGTCTTAATCATGTTGTAGAAAAGAATAGCTTTTTCCGAAATAAAATAATACACTATTCACGGTTGTTTAGTGGTTGTCTTTGCTTTACAATAAAGTTAATGGTAAGGATGACATCAGGGCCAGATGGAATATGGAGCTATGTTTGTGACAGTATGGATTCTAAAGGCTTAGGTAACATCTGACATCACATGATTCTACAAACATTATAAGTAACAcatcacttttccttttctttttatgttttttggtGAAGTAACCAGTTACTGTCAAAGCTATTATATCCTAGCCGTGTCCTGATGCTCCAAAATCATTTTGTATCACTTCTATTGATGACTGCACTCAGCAGGTGGTGCTGCACTGACCTTGCTTAATTCCAGGCTCTAAATTCCAAGCTCTAAATTCCTTTCCTACACTGGGACACATATTTTCCACCAGtaacttctctctcctctctgtatctttctgtgtctctttgtctctgcctccttcctcttcatTCCCTCCCTtaatttttctctcctctcctctcttccctttgtaATTGTCTTTCAAGCTCCCCTTGACTTATCTTTTGCTTAGAGATATCTTCTATGTTCTCTTTACTACAAAATGCTCTCCCACCTTCACTCTCTGATACCATCTTCTTTATTATGCTACTTTCTTATAAGTCCTAGAAAACAGGAACCTAGCTTGTATTTTGGAGgtacttttcctcctcctccctacaaTGTAAGGTCCATAAGAACCAGACTACTTTACATGTGCTCATTGATGAATTATGAATACATAGAATTTGGATCCATACTttccagaaaactaggaaattGTGGGATATAATAGTAGTAATGAGAACAAAGGCATTACAACATGCAGTATTTCTGTACTATTTTAGGAACTGCCTGGAAGACCATGGTGAGCAAGTAAATGTAGCAAAAAGTGACTTTATTACTTAATTAGTTCCAGGGAGAAAATGTACTTAAGAAGACAAAACATTCTTCCCATAGAgctggaattttaattttttaccacTTCTGACTCCTTTAAACCAAGAAGTTGTCATGTGACATGGTATATAAAATAGGCATCCAGGTTAAATATATACTGATAATAAATCCTAAAGTAATTTAAGTAAATTATTTCATAAACATGTTTTTAACTATTcattaaagacaaaagcaaatttaCATAGTAATAGGGTGAATGTGCTTGTTTATCTACACATGAGGAATTAAATCTtgactgaatatttgatactgaaGAACATGAAGCAGTGTTAATACTTTTTGAAATTGATTGAAGTTTTGATTTTGtcattagaatttttattttatgtatcacaTAAATATTGAAAAGTGGCAGAAATAGGACTGGAAAGACAGCTCCACAATTAAGAGCACTAcctgctctttcaaaggatccTGTTTCTACTGTCATCATCTGCATGAGTCACAACTGTCCGTAAATTCAGCCCCAAGACATCTGATGAgtctggcctccatgaacacttgcactcatgtgcacatacccacacataatttaaaaggaaaaaatattttataaaattcctTATATTAGAACAAATGCAGAAACACATCCATGACCTTTCAGAAATATTTGGTTCTTTCCTGACTCCAAGCCAAAATtaatggaatgatttttttttcaataaactcAAGTCAACAACCCaagcaataattttaaaaatcaagcacTCTAACATAAAACAACCTCCAAACATAGGACTCTAAACTTACATGCTGAGGAATAATGGCTGGGAAATACTAAAGACCTAGATTTTCCCTAATTGAACAGTTATGTTTCAATAAAGATGGGAGAGATCTCTCTATATATGATACAAAATATGTAGCATAAAATATCCTCATCTGTAAGAAAGGGTGTAGCTTAAAGTTTACCTGTGTCCTTCCTGGCCTggggttaggacaaatctctctcacccaccagtcccgtagctgctcagacccaagtaaacacacagaggcttacattatttacaaactgtatggccattagctcaagcttattactgactagctcttacactgaaattaacccataattcttatttatggttagccatgtagcttggtaccttttctcagttctgccttcacatcttgcttcctctgtgtctggctggtgactcttgactcagtcttcctctcccTACAATTCTcatctgcctatacttcctgcctggctactggacaatcagcattttatttatctaccaatcagagcaacacatattcacagtacacagaacatcccacagcagaagggtATCGAAGATGGAGCACATAGACATTGTGTGGCGTGACAGAATGCACTGTACAGAGTGCATTTGATGTGTGTTCAGAATTAAAGCAGCAGAGAGGTTCCATGGTACAGCTTATGTAAGCAATGCTAGCAACTTCTAAGGTTCATAATGTGTTtgattttcaatttgtttttgaTTGTCGCATTGTTAGAAACCCCTCCATTGTTGCCAAATTTTTTACAACATCACATTCAGTtacaataatttataaaattgttCAACTTATCACAGCTTAAGAAGctgtgaacttttttttcttgttggccAATACAAAATGGATTCCATGTTTCTTGagtgcttttggttttgttttggtattcaTTGTTTGTATtattggtttctttgtttgtttgtttgttgttttttttttcatttatgagaaagagaggagaaagaacaaaTATGAAGTTAGGAAGGTAGCTAAGTGGGTGTCTTAGGGATTTTATTGCTGCGAGGATATCATGACaacagcaccttttttttttttttttttttttttttttttttttttttaactgtaaaactgagcagtttttatttttcttcccaatGTAATAAATACCCCTTCATGACAGCAGAGGGTGGACAGCTTGGTGTAGTCACAAAAACCACAGTGACGGTGTTTTGCTAAAGGTGGGTAGTCTTCAGTAGAAATCACTATCAAACCAGCAAGACTGCATTTATGCACCCATCGTTTTCAGGATTGTTGGTAACCTGGGCATACTTTCCCCAAATAACCTTGCCTCCTTGTGTCACAAGGCCCAGCTCGCTCACGTTCACTTCAATAACTGTACCTTTGGTGATCACACCCAGAGTTGTATATAATGGGGATGATGGATTCTTTTTCACACCAAGTATTGGCAGGCAAAATGTAGCTTTCAGCTCAGGATGTGTGACATGGGCTTTTTTGAAACGCAGGCCCATTGGCCTAATGAATCTTTCATATTTAGGAGGTTTTCTTGTAAAACCTTCACCAACAAAGCAGACTTTAGTAACCATCCTCTTCcatgccttcttttttctttttcctgttcgAATAACTTTCAATACTTCTGTTTCTCCTTGGGCACGAACTTTGGGTAGAGGGACTTCCCATTTTCCCGCCTTCTCTTTCCGTTTCTGCTTAATCATGTTGGAAAGTACTTTTGCTCTAGACTGTCCCTCTCTGTCCAGCAGATAGGCAGGTACTGCTCCCTGTGGGGTCTTTTCATCATCCTTTTGTTTGGTGTTTCTCTTTTCATGCATCTTAATAgtctttttcatttgtattttctcgGCATGGCGCTGTTTGTGGTAGAGCTTAGCCTTCAGTCCAATCATTTTTTTTGCCTTCTTTGAACGTTCATGGGCCTCccgactttctttctttctctttttctcatggTAATCCAAACGATAGCCATAGCGTTTACGGTGCAATTCAATATATTCATTCTGTGGCATGATGACAGCCGCGGAGCAGCCGTCCGCGACCTCCCGGGTGCCAAAAACCTTCTGGGTCTCGCAGTTCCACGAGCCCACTTGGCGCAAGGCGGAACAGGAAAGGGCAACAGCAccttttataaaggaaataatttcatTGAAGGTGCCTTACAGtttagaagtttagtccattatcatcatggtggaaagcatggcagcacacaggcagacacggtgATGGACAAGTAGCTTAGAGCTCTACATCAGaatcctcaggcagcagaaaaAGAGAGCAACACTGAGCACCGCTttagcttctgaaacctcaacaCTCAACCcctgtgacacatttcctccaataaggtcacatctacttcaacaaggccacaatcCATACTAGTGCCATTCCATTTGTGGGTATTTCCATTCTAACCAGCAAATTCTACTCCCATTTtattttatcaggttcagtgtatctggatttatgttgaggtctttgatccatatgGACTTGAGTTTCATGCAAGCTGATAGATGTGGATCTACTCAAGAAACTAGATCTCAACAaagcaaataatccaattaaaaatggggtatagatctaaacagaattctcaacataagaatttcaaatggctgagaaacacttaaggagatgttcaacatctttagccattcaggaaatgcaaatcaaaatgactctgagattccatcttatacctgtcagaatagctaagataaaaatcataaataacaagccaggcggtggtgacgcacgcctttaatcccagcactcgggaggcagagccaggaggatttctgtgagttcgaggccagcctgggctaccaagtgagttccaggaaaggcacaaagctacacagagaaaccctgtctcaaaaaaccaaaaaaaaaaatcataaataacaGCTCATGCTGCAGAGGATGTGGAACATGGGGAACaatcctccactgctgatgggagtgcaaacttatacagccactttggaagtcagtgtggtagtttctcagaaaactggaaatcaatctaccacaaaacccaggtataccactcttgggcatatgcccaaaggatatTCAATTATACCAGAatgatacatgctcaactatgttcatagcagctttatttgtaacagccacaatctgtaaacaacctagatgtccctcaatcaaagaatagataaagaaaatgtggtacatttatacaatggagtattactcagctgagaaaaacaatgaccccaaatttgaaggcaaatggatggaactagaaaaaaaatcatcctaagtgaggtaaaccaggctgagaaagacaaacatactACAAAATCACTCCTAAGTTGATATTAGCTGTGAAACAAAAGATAATTATGCTACAATTCATAGACTCAGAGAGATTGGGTAACAAGGAGGGTGCATGGGGGGACACctagatttccctgggaaggttGAAGgggaatagaagagatttcatgagtggactgagggtgAGTTGGGGATGGGTACATGAGCAATCCAGTTGGAGTGGTGGAGGTGTagaatactgaaagagactactagaAAGGGGCTTCATTTCAGTGTCAAGTAAAAAGATGGTACAAAGAAATTTCCCAGGAATCTAAAAGGTTGATCCCAGCTAAGACctctagcaatagcagatatgtcatctgaactggccatctcctgtgacaagattggtgcctagctcaattgtcataagagaggcttcatccagctacttatggaaacagatgcagatccacaaccaaacattaggtggagttcaaGGAATTGTAAACgaacatttcctgtcctgactgtctGGTCCCAAATTACTGACTCACagactgaatatgaattataaatgatcggccaatagctcaggcttgttactagttaactcttacatttaaattaatccatttctattcatctatgtattgccatgtggcttgtggctttacctgtactcaagcatgtcttgcttcctgggcagctagctggcatctcctgacacTGCCCTCCTTTTCCCCATAATTctgtttggctctcccacctaacttcctgcccaggtaccagcctgtcagctttttattaaccaatgagagtaataaatattcatagtgtagaaaaggattgttctacAGCAGGGAATCCtacagaagaaggggagaaaagatGGTAGGAGCCAGTAAGTTCAAGGGCACCACAAGGAAACTCACAGAATAACTAACCTGGTCTCACAGGGGCCTTACAGACACTGAAaggacaaccaggaagcctgcatgggactgacctgggcACTGTGCATATATGTTACATTTGTGTAGCTTAGTCCTCTTATGGGACTCAACAGGGGGAACAGGGGCTGCccctgactcttttactggctttttggACCTTCTCATAGTGGGTTGCCTTAcctagccttaatacatggggaggtgcttagttttactgcaactcgatatgccatgttttgttgatacttatGGAAGACCTGTCCTTTTCTaaatagaaaccaaggaggaGTGGATTAGAGGATGTGAACATGGGAGGGGGCaggactgggaggaaaggaggaaggggaaatcacaggcaggatataaaataaataagtaaaaaaaattacataaaaataaaagcttattatagatattaaaaacaaagtcCAGAAATCAATttttcctgcctgcaagatgtgcagggataaaggtggtgcagaacttgtaggAGTGGACAACTAATATCTGGTCCTTGAAATCCATGCCATGAGTGGTATCCCTTGCCTGGATGTGATATGcttttcaatttatattttataggGAATTAGATTTAAGATATTCTCATGAGTCTCCGAAGATATATCAACCTttggactttttaaaattaattaatttatttttttcttctctattatATCACATTCTAACCAcagcttccccttccttttccctctcagccacccccacctcccttctcatgCAGATCCCCTTCTCCTatgtttcccttaaaaaaaaaaaaaggccttcaAGGGATATTAactaaacatggcataacaagttacagtaaggCTAGGCACATATCTCACACCAAGGTTGGTCAgagcaatccagtatgaggatgGCCAGGAATCAgaagctggatagcccagagacctagaatggaaccaaacatgactggcaaaagagaacaaaaaaagtcattgaaatgatttctaatgatattctgctataattgtagaccagagcctagcataatAATCGTCAGGAAGGCTTTATTcagcaactgataggagcagatacagagacccacagccaaacattaggtggagcgtGAGGAATTCcatggaagatggggaagaaagattttaggagccagaggtgtcaaggataccacaagaacacaccCCATTGAATCAACTAACCAAGGCTCAGAGGCTCACAgggactgaagtgacaatcagggAGACAGTATGGGTCaggcctaggtcctctgcatatgtgttatgaTTTTGTAGCctgatgttcttgtgggactcctaatagtgagAGCATGGGatgtctccaactcttttgcctgctttgggcACCattttcctcatactggatcgCTCTGACCAGCCTTGACACAAAAGTAATGggaaatcttataaaggaaagcatgatttacagttcaggggtttagtccatcatcatcatggtggaaaataTGGTGGTagacaggcagatatggtgctggagaagtagcttagaattctacatctgaatctacaggcagcagaaagagagagtgacattgggtctggcttgagcttctgaaacctcactGCTAGCCACACTGACACTTCCTTCAatgaggccccacctcctaagagtgccactcacTATGGACCTATGGGGAGCATTTTAATTCAAACCACTGCTGTGGGGGATGATCTTAAAGGACTTGATGGAGAGCaaaggatatgatcaagatattttatatgaaaaaaattaaataaaagagccGTGACTTGGGGCTAGAATCATAGCTTATCAGTTATCAGTTAATAGCACTAGTtgatcttgcagagaacccaggttaaattctcagcacccacatggcagatcatgtctgtcactccagtttcagaggatccaataccctcttctatcTTCCATAAGTAggaggcacatacatggtacacagatatacagggTGTTAAactatccatacacataaaacaaattttaaaacattatgaaagaaggaagaaaggaaggaaggaaggaaggaaggaaggaagaaaggaaagaaggaaggaagttgtGACCATTGCCTAGAAAGGTGGATGAGAATATAAGAGTGGATGGAAGTCCTTTTAATAAATTTTAGTTGTTGGACCAACTTTATGTCCTTTGTATTTTCCAGAATCGATGTGTAATTCCCATTTATGCTACAGAACACAATTAAAATGAATACTTTGGGGAGAAAATATCATAGccaaaacaaaatcttattttttttatttttcaagacagagtttctctgtgtagttttggtgcctgtcctagatttcactctgtagaccagactggcctcaaactcagagagatccacctgcctctgcctcctgagtgctgggattaaaggcatgtgccaccgccacctggctccaaaacaaaatttcaaacaaatacttggatatttttatagtttcttgttttgtttcacaTTAAGTGTTCACAGCTTATAGTTACCTGATAGCATTATATAGAAAGCTGTGTTGGCTGATTtatattgtttgtttattgaggaTGGATCTCACCATGAAGCCCTGGCTAACCTAGAACTTaacatgtagaccatgctgaAGAAAAACTCTCAGAGATACatgtgcctctgtctcctgagtgctagaaataAAGGTTAACATCTGACCACCCACAGATATGTGTGCCCAATAGATGGAATGtatacatgagataaacacaaGCAGTGGAAAAACACCCATAGCTGTTATTAAGGAAGGAATGAagttcttagggaagaaatgaagtagaacatgagagagagagtataGATACAGGCAGCTGGTCTTCAGAGTCAGTAGTCCTGTAAGCCTTCCTAAATAAGATTATctccatcagagaattattcatctggtgggtcaACAGCTGAATTATCAATTGCCATATGCTGTATACTTCCATGGCCTTTTGCTACCAGTTGGTCTCATTAGCCTTCTGACCTCAATTCTAAGATAGGCCTTATAATTTCGTACTGAGTCTTGAGACTTTCAGTGTTGTCATCAGTAGATAACTGATTCGGTAGTTTCCTTTCTAATCACTTGGCTTCTCTGATACAACACTCCTCTAGGTGTTAGAAATGCCCACCATTCATGCCTTTTCATGGATCACGCATACCTTGGTTGCACTTTCCTTTAACTTTGTCATCTCAGACTCAATAAGCTTGCCTCTAAGTCCTGAACATTTCCCCTGGAAACACATCACACTGTAGATGTCTCTCACACTCTGGAGTTGGTACTGTCTCCTGTTGAATCTTTTTATACAACACTGTTTGCTCTCTTGTCAACTGGAAATCTTTTATGGAAGGTGAATACCATAACAGGGTGTTCATCAGGCAAATAGCCAGCACAATGTGATTTTAAAGGCTCCCCTATGAAGGAATGCACACACAAGTTTCCAGATAGTTTTGTTACAAGAATGTAAGTGTT belongs to Peromyscus eremicus chromosome 3, PerEre_H2_v1, whole genome shotgun sequence and includes:
- the LOC131906041 gene encoding ribosome biogenesis protein NSA2 homolog, whose translation is MPQNEYIELHRKRYGYRLDYHEKKRKKESREAHERSKKAKKMIGLKAKLYHKQRHAEKIQMKKTIKMHEKRNTKQKDDEKTPQGAVPAYLLDREGQSRAKVLSNMIKQKRKEKAGKWEVPLPKVRAQGETEVLKVIRTGKRKKKAWKRMVTKVCFVGEGFTRKPPKYERFIRPMGLRFKKAHVTHPELKATFCLPILGVKKNPSSPLYTTLGVITKGTVIEVNVSELGLVTQGGKVIWGKYAQVTNNPENDGCINAVLLV